Proteins encoded by one window of Kribbella flavida DSM 17836:
- a CDS encoding cytochrome P450, with product MRMEPYADDSSGTAIDLYPADFYSTGAPHSAWRRLRAEAPVWRQVAPDGTPFWSVTRYDDVLGVLRDVEHFTSEHSTMLSVLHGDPEAGKAINLIDGRGHRGLRTSGMRHLSVSRVRDREPIVRPLMSELVDTMAGQGEVDLVRELAVMPMLLAADIIGLPARHWRDLARWTMASVAPDDPTLMQGSGAQTLMLAHLELLTCFSELLAERRAQPADDLVSALGAVELDGRPLTDEEVVINVYAFTMGAAITTPQVIHHLALVMASQPSLWKRVTASGDADRLLDEALRWATPTNHLLRLVTQDTVLAGQPVSAGDLVAAWVGSANRDESVFEDPFRFDPWREHNPHLAFGFGPHFCIGAHAARIGLKLLVEELMKRVVRFELTGPARHLASNFVNGVVHLPVVLHAR from the coding sequence ATGCGAATGGAGCCGTACGCCGACGACTCGTCGGGCACCGCGATCGACCTGTACCCGGCCGACTTCTACAGCACGGGCGCACCGCACAGCGCCTGGCGGCGGCTGCGCGCCGAGGCGCCGGTGTGGCGTCAGGTCGCACCCGACGGCACGCCGTTCTGGTCGGTCACCCGGTACGACGACGTCCTCGGAGTGCTCCGGGACGTGGAGCACTTCACCTCCGAGCACAGCACGATGCTGTCGGTACTGCACGGCGATCCGGAGGCCGGCAAAGCCATCAACCTGATCGACGGACGCGGTCACCGGGGCCTGCGGACCTCTGGGATGCGCCATCTGTCCGTGTCCCGGGTCCGCGACCGGGAGCCGATCGTCCGGCCACTGATGTCCGAACTGGTGGACACGATGGCCGGTCAGGGCGAGGTCGACCTGGTCCGGGAGCTGGCGGTGATGCCGATGCTGTTGGCGGCCGACATCATCGGGCTGCCGGCCAGGCACTGGCGCGATCTCGCCCGATGGACGATGGCGAGCGTGGCGCCCGACGACCCGACCCTGATGCAGGGCAGCGGGGCACAGACTCTGATGCTCGCTCATCTGGAGCTGCTGACCTGCTTCTCGGAGCTGCTGGCCGAACGGCGCGCCCAGCCCGCTGACGATCTGGTCAGCGCACTGGGCGCCGTCGAGCTCGATGGCCGCCCGCTCACCGACGAGGAGGTGGTGATCAACGTCTACGCCTTCACCATGGGCGCGGCGATCACCACTCCGCAGGTGATCCACCACCTGGCGTTGGTGATGGCGTCGCAGCCGTCGTTGTGGAAGCGGGTGACAGCCTCGGGCGATGCCGACCGGTTGCTCGACGAGGCACTCCGGTGGGCGACGCCGACCAACCACCTGCTCCGGCTCGTCACCCAGGACACCGTGCTGGCCGGTCAGCCGGTCAGCGCAGGCGATCTGGTCGCGGCGTGGGTGGGGTCGGCCAACCGGGACGAATCGGTGTTCGAGGATCCGTTCCGGTTCGATCCGTGGCGCGAGCACAATCCGCACCTCGCCTTCGGGTTCGGTCCGCATTTCTGCATCGGAGCGCACGCTGCCCGGATCGGTCTGAAGTTGCTGGTCGAGGAGTTGATGAAACGCGTGGTCCGGTTCGAGCTCACCGGTCCGGCGCGGCACCTGGCGTCGAACTTCGTCAACGGCGTGGTGCACCTGCCGGTCGTCCTGCACGCTCGCTGA
- a CDS encoding non-ribosomal peptide synthetase, which translates to MSSMIVGPTLEHHDAHTVVDLFLRQVAQRPDAPAVSHLGRTLSYHELDVLSAGLAARLLDAGVEPGDLTPFVLSTGLEIPVAMLATMRVRAAFVPMDACWPAARLDQVLTAMSPKVALVRAGAGKSLPGAVLEIDLTAPAGADRPAAVDRLPGLDDLIYGFYTSGSTGMPKCALNLHRGVRNRFAYMSHRFGATPDDVVLQNSPHVFDSSVWQMLWPLTKGAQVVIPDRSGVVDLQDVVSTIERHGVTMTDFVPSVFNVLVELLVAQPPMVRQLRSMRHLLIGGEEMLADPVQTFRRLLPHVRITNTYGPTEASIGMVFHEVRDVDVERIPIGLPIANTCLAILGADLQPVERGEVGDLWIGGECIGAGYLDDPERTNLAFADNHLPGLPTGRLYRTGDRAVVGADGLVGFRGRTDDQVKVNGMRVEIGEIEAALRGCPGLTDARAAVYVDPAGRNCLAGFVTGRNPIEAATVLDHARRSLPAGLVPSRIIQIEAMPLNQNGKLDRNQLAGLAADYHHTATADVSDPIAIAVQTAWNRFVPGGPDGDFFAAGGDSLTAVRLTLQINERLGTSLTVQDLVAAPTIAALTERISSGPVAGEDPEADLLTAVADAVLSGDVRPAGEPVTTCEQIFLTGATGFIGTHLLHGLLRHTDGIVHCLVRADDASTALDRIHDSLLFYHLDATDLDRVVPVVGDLSLPRFGLGQEEWDRLASVVDVVVHNGAMVNLVLGYRSHRAANVLGTAEVLRLATTGRHKALHHISSLSMLEATPGRPESAPTPLPPATNGYSLSKWAAERLVEQAADRGLAVAAYRLGEVMPHSVTGVPSPKSLPDLIVRWNVRLGLAFRSPIVLDYTPIDQVTTLVTTGVRTGARGWFHLAQAEPIRLDDLLAEFAVEFGLESVPYRDFWLRLQDQALSDGLDDDMAALLAMLPAARPDVPDQVLDESLKDLFGEAGAGCSRSRSLSLLTEAGVRLAAADAGVLRRYTAHYRRVRRAALRSEHAVG; encoded by the coding sequence ATGTCGTCCATGATTGTCGGTCCGACCCTCGAACACCACGACGCCCACACCGTCGTGGACCTCTTTCTCCGGCAGGTCGCCCAGCGGCCGGATGCACCGGCCGTCAGTCATCTCGGCCGGACGCTGAGCTATCACGAGCTCGACGTACTCAGCGCCGGACTGGCCGCTCGTCTGCTCGATGCGGGAGTCGAGCCGGGCGACCTGACGCCGTTCGTGCTCTCCACCGGTCTGGAGATCCCGGTCGCGATGCTGGCCACGATGCGGGTTCGTGCCGCGTTCGTGCCGATGGACGCCTGCTGGCCCGCCGCCCGGCTCGACCAGGTCCTCACGGCGATGTCGCCGAAGGTCGCGCTCGTCCGAGCCGGCGCGGGGAAGTCGCTGCCCGGCGCCGTGCTGGAGATCGACCTGACGGCGCCGGCCGGAGCCGACCGCCCGGCCGCGGTGGACCGGCTGCCAGGTCTCGACGACCTGATCTACGGCTTCTACACCTCGGGCTCGACCGGCATGCCCAAGTGCGCGCTGAACCTCCATCGTGGTGTGCGCAACCGCTTCGCGTACATGTCGCACCGGTTCGGGGCGACACCGGACGACGTCGTGCTGCAGAACAGCCCGCACGTGTTCGACTCCAGTGTCTGGCAGATGTTGTGGCCGCTGACGAAGGGCGCGCAGGTCGTCATCCCCGACCGGTCCGGGGTCGTCGACCTGCAGGACGTCGTGTCGACCATCGAGCGGCACGGGGTGACCATGACGGACTTCGTGCCGTCGGTCTTCAACGTGCTGGTGGAGCTGCTGGTCGCTCAGCCGCCGATGGTCCGGCAGCTGCGCTCGATGAGGCACCTCCTGATCGGCGGGGAGGAGATGCTCGCCGACCCGGTGCAGACGTTCCGCCGGCTGCTGCCGCACGTTCGCATCACCAACACCTACGGGCCGACCGAGGCATCCATCGGCATGGTCTTCCACGAGGTCCGCGACGTCGACGTCGAGCGCATCCCGATCGGTCTGCCGATCGCCAACACCTGCCTGGCGATCCTGGGAGCAGACCTGCAACCTGTCGAGCGTGGTGAAGTCGGTGACCTGTGGATCGGCGGGGAGTGCATCGGGGCCGGATATCTCGACGATCCGGAGCGGACGAACCTGGCGTTCGCCGACAACCACCTGCCCGGGCTGCCGACCGGCCGGCTGTACCGCACCGGCGATCGTGCGGTCGTCGGCGCGGACGGTCTGGTCGGCTTCCGCGGCCGCACCGACGACCAGGTCAAGGTCAACGGGATGCGGGTCGAGATCGGCGAGATCGAGGCCGCGCTGCGCGGGTGCCCCGGACTGACCGACGCCAGGGCGGCGGTGTACGTCGATCCGGCGGGACGGAACTGTCTGGCCGGCTTCGTGACCGGCCGGAACCCGATCGAGGCGGCGACGGTCCTCGATCACGCGCGCCGGTCGCTGCCCGCCGGTCTGGTGCCGTCGCGGATCATCCAGATCGAGGCGATGCCCCTGAACCAGAACGGCAAACTCGACCGCAACCAGTTGGCCGGCCTTGCTGCCGACTACCACCACACCGCGACGGCCGACGTCAGTGACCCGATCGCGATCGCGGTGCAGACGGCGTGGAACCGGTTCGTGCCGGGCGGGCCGGACGGCGACTTCTTCGCCGCCGGCGGTGACTCGCTGACCGCCGTACGCCTGACACTGCAGATCAACGAGAGGCTGGGAACCTCGCTCACCGTCCAGGATCTGGTGGCGGCGCCGACGATCGCGGCCCTGACCGAGCGGATCAGCTCGGGACCGGTTGCCGGTGAGGACCCTGAGGCGGACCTGCTGACCGCTGTAGCGGACGCCGTACTCAGCGGGGACGTACGGCCGGCCGGCGAGCCGGTGACGACCTGTGAGCAGATCTTCCTGACCGGTGCGACAGGCTTCATCGGCACGCACTTGCTGCACGGGTTGCTGCGCCACACCGACGGGATCGTGCACTGTCTGGTCCGTGCCGACGACGCGTCGACCGCACTCGACCGGATCCACGACAGCCTGCTGTTCTACCACCTCGACGCCACCGATCTCGACCGCGTGGTGCCCGTTGTCGGTGATCTCAGTCTGCCTCGGTTCGGTCTCGGACAGGAGGAGTGGGACCGGCTCGCCTCGGTCGTCGACGTCGTGGTGCACAACGGTGCGATGGTGAACCTGGTGCTCGGGTACCGGTCGCATCGCGCGGCCAACGTACTGGGGACCGCCGAGGTGCTCCGACTGGCCACGACCGGACGGCACAAGGCGCTTCACCACATCTCCAGCCTGAGCATGCTCGAGGCAACACCGGGCCGGCCGGAGTCGGCTCCGACACCATTGCCCCCCGCAACGAATGGGTACAGCCTGTCGAAATGGGCCGCCGAACGGCTGGTCGAACAGGCTGCCGACCGGGGACTCGCGGTGGCGGCCTACCGGCTCGGGGAAGTGATGCCGCACTCGGTGACCGGAGTGCCGTCCCCGAAGAGCCTGCCGGACCTGATCGTGCGCTGGAACGTCCGGCTGGGGCTGGCGTTCCGCAGTCCGATCGTGCTCGACTACACACCGATCGACCAGGTCACCACGTTGGTGACGACCGGGGTCCGCACCGGTGCGCGCGGGTGGTTCCACCTGGCACAGGCCGAGCCCATTCGGCTCGACGACCTGCTGGCCGAGTTCGCTGTGGAGTTCGGTCTCGAGTCGGTGCCGTACCGCGACTTCTGGCTCCGTCTGCAGGACCAGGCGCTGTCGGACGGCTTGGACGACGACATGGCGGCCTTGCTGGCGATGCTGCCGGCCGCCAGGCCCGACGTACCGGACCAGGTGCTGGACGAGAGTCTGAAGGACCTGTTCGGTGAGGCCGGCGCAGGTTGCTCGAGATCGCGCAGTCTCAGCTTGCTGACTGAGGCGGGCGTCCGGCTGGCCGCTGCTGACGCGGGTGTGCTGCGCCGCTACACCGCGCACTATCGGCGGGTACGTCGGGCGGCGCTTCGTTCCGAGCACGCCGTCGGCTGA
- a CDS encoding acyl-CoA dehydrogenase family protein: MNLPSDPLIDQLGRSVRETIRSTGPDPVRDEPSDLREVRSQLEAHATTVLKAVLATELELPAEVGGLDLGLEAGTVVAQELGRAGLPDCYNGPGLLADLLAVRRGPGELPGELMNQGTPVEVCGLTGPAAATAVPAGWRLDGRVCATSSTASAICTAVASGNEVLLVLLDQRTVAQLTSRTAGGVRTIELASVEVDDRHVVGSLGTGWPLSDPDGLLARLRVRHAAWLVGIGYGAHARAATYAQQRRQFDRPLLANQGVSFPLARAWVALRAAELAVRRIARLVDDGGLPDPLAAGQALGLALEAATASTRTALQTHGARGLTACADLGRYYLAIRDSAALAGPPATLWSELGQRERDDAAARRHHPADDHLVASAIS; the protein is encoded by the coding sequence ATGAACCTGCCGTCGGACCCACTGATCGACCAGCTCGGCCGGAGTGTCCGCGAGACGATCCGGTCGACCGGGCCGGACCCGGTCCGGGACGAACCCTCCGATCTGCGAGAGGTCCGGTCACAACTGGAAGCGCACGCCACGACAGTGCTGAAAGCGGTGCTGGCCACCGAGCTCGAGCTGCCCGCCGAGGTCGGCGGGTTGGACCTGGGCCTCGAAGCCGGCACCGTGGTCGCCCAGGAGCTCGGCCGCGCCGGACTGCCCGACTGCTACAACGGACCTGGATTGCTGGCAGATCTCCTGGCCGTTCGGCGTGGACCGGGCGAGCTGCCGGGCGAGCTGATGAACCAGGGGACTCCGGTGGAAGTGTGCGGACTGACCGGTCCGGCCGCAGCCACCGCCGTACCGGCCGGCTGGCGGCTCGACGGCCGGGTCTGCGCCACGTCGTCCACGGCCTCGGCGATCTGCACGGCGGTTGCTTCTGGCAATGAGGTTTTGCTCGTCCTGCTCGACCAGCGAACGGTCGCTCAGCTGACCAGCCGGACCGCCGGTGGGGTCCGGACAATTGAGCTCGCGTCCGTCGAGGTCGACGACCGGCACGTCGTCGGAAGCCTCGGAACGGGCTGGCCCCTGTCCGACCCGGACGGTCTGCTCGCTCGGCTCCGGGTCCGGCACGCGGCGTGGCTGGTGGGCATCGGCTACGGTGCGCACGCGCGGGCGGCGACGTACGCGCAGCAACGCCGGCAGTTCGACCGGCCGCTACTCGCCAACCAGGGCGTCAGCTTCCCACTGGCCCGGGCTTGGGTGGCATTGCGAGCCGCCGAGCTCGCTGTACGCCGGATCGCGCGACTGGTCGACGACGGTGGCCTCCCGGACCCGCTGGCCGCCGGGCAGGCGCTCGGTCTCGCGCTCGAAGCCGCGACAGCATCCACTCGGACGGCGTTGCAGACCCACGGCGCCCGAGGGCTGACGGCGTGCGCCGATCTCGGCCGGTACTACCTGGCGATCCGCGACAGCGCGGCCCTGGCCGGCCCGCCCGCCACCCTGTGGTCCGAGCTCGGGCAGCGCGAACGCGACGACGCCGCTGCGCGTCGACACCACCCCGCCGACGACCACCTCGTCGCTTCCGCCATCAGCTGA
- a CDS encoding acyl-CoA dehydrogenase family protein codes for MIESTADLATAVRAALTDPVVQAEYAALRAAAAAGLATGRAPGASEPDARGLYRELGRRRLLAPGWPQEFGGRGAGHVASAAALEELVLAGMPDTLHVLSIQIVGSFLMEVGSPEQKHRVLPALASGERFATVLYTEPDSGSDLASLTGTARRDGTGWRLDAVKVFGLKSGQSDLALCALRTADGVSKYDGISLFLVDLDAPGVHRSTMPSLGDEQFDRVELVDVRVGAESLIGREGDGWAQLNRCLPLERTGLDYSLKARAWYRVAVGGLAASASVSDALLAEAGRFGAMAAAGRLLTYDVLGGLDRGVTDDAGAAAAKLYTSEAAQEIATWAAQLYPPGADADLPPDAIGDLESAFREAPGLTLAAGTSQVMLEIVSSLTSDLELETGDLR; via the coding sequence GTGATCGAGTCGACGGCCGATCTGGCCACCGCGGTCCGTGCGGCGCTCACGGATCCTGTTGTGCAGGCCGAGTACGCCGCCCTGCGTGCCGCGGCCGCGGCCGGGTTGGCGACCGGCAGAGCGCCTGGGGCCTCCGAGCCCGACGCCCGCGGCCTCTACCGTGAGCTGGGCCGCCGACGGCTGCTCGCCCCGGGATGGCCGCAGGAGTTCGGCGGACGCGGAGCGGGTCACGTCGCGTCGGCCGCGGCTCTGGAGGAGCTCGTCCTGGCCGGGATGCCGGACACCCTGCACGTGTTGAGCATCCAGATCGTCGGATCGTTCCTGATGGAGGTCGGCAGCCCGGAGCAGAAGCACCGCGTGTTGCCGGCGCTCGCCTCCGGTGAGCGCTTCGCGACTGTGCTCTACACCGAGCCTGACTCCGGCTCCGACCTGGCCTCACTGACCGGAACGGCGCGCCGTGACGGCACAGGCTGGCGTCTCGACGCGGTCAAGGTCTTCGGGCTCAAGTCCGGCCAGAGTGACCTGGCGCTGTGCGCGCTGCGGACCGCCGACGGCGTCTCGAAGTACGACGGAATCAGCCTGTTCCTCGTCGACCTCGACGCGCCCGGTGTGCACCGGTCGACGATGCCGAGTCTGGGCGACGAACAGTTCGATCGGGTGGAGCTGGTCGATGTCCGGGTCGGCGCCGAGAGTCTGATCGGGCGCGAGGGGGACGGCTGGGCTCAGCTCAACCGCTGCCTGCCGCTGGAACGCACCGGCCTCGACTACTCGCTCAAGGCGCGGGCCTGGTACCGGGTCGCGGTCGGCGGTCTCGCTGCGTCCGCCTCGGTTTCCGATGCCCTTCTGGCGGAGGCCGGACGGTTCGGAGCGATGGCGGCCGCAGGCCGGCTGCTGACGTACGACGTACTCGGCGGACTCGACCGCGGTGTCACCGACGACGCGGGCGCCGCCGCCGCGAAGTTGTACACGAGTGAGGCGGCTCAGGAGATCGCCACCTGGGCGGCGCAGCTGTACCCGCCGGGCGCGGACGCGGACCTGCCACCGGACGCGATCGGCGACCTGGAGTCGGCTTTCCGCGAAGCTCCCGGACTGACCTTGGCCGCCGGTACCTCCCAGGTGATGCTCGAGATCGTCTCGAGCCTGACATCCGACCTCGAGCTCGAGACAGGAGATCTTCGATGA
- a CDS encoding non-ribosomal peptide synthetase: MTISVEAPESRLRVRIDRLPADRRERFLEVLRGGRPGLVPAGSVTPSPLQAALLGSDRPVAVSAFALRLGGELDQDALCQAWSAVVQNHDALRLQITPELMLEAAGDSEPQLELVACSNATEAIDDFLSESVGPGARARLLVVSPTEQVLLFSASQVLVDRPALQVVLDDLLGRLGPAEAVPDGLSAVAHARRTAAQLTLRRREELVATWASRLADRSALALDLGESGGSEPIWRRASAPLSPAAATALETLATKWAVQPATIVLGAFAELLRRYGGSRHGLIGVVSDGREQAQLRLVGSLADTLPLPLDLEPAMTPADLVRHVAENLVAAEGAAALPAPADAVGAEPMQIVFDPTPGLHVAQLPGIAAEILPVPLDRSAAGHLRLLFPGDGHLLIEHRTDVIGQDTADELLLRLSHLIAQFVDAGSIGELRTMTADDEASLIRRGSGRIRSVPPATVHAWFADRAARTPEAIAVTVAGEQSTYGDLDAAANRLARVLLDRGVSEGDLVAVDLSRGIAQVTALLAVLKAGAAFLPLDPSHPAQRRSALLEDAAPAAVIGSAAGLAELDTVGGRLSVAVDEVELDTVSAEDPGCASGDLAYVMYTSGSTGTPKGVQISHRAVVHFVAAVSDLFGLTPADRVLGYAAPTFDVSVFETFAALLNGARLVVATPDERLDLDLLHRLLRDHRVTVTDLPPSVMALLDPTELPELRVTFVGGEAFPGELVNRWAPGRRFFNGYGPTECTVTMVVHECFAPATSSPPIGLPIDNHVAHVLDDAMRPVPYGVPGELVIGGAGLAQGYLGRPELTAAKFVADPFGTAGGRLYRTGDLVRRRRDGEIVFLGRLDRQLKIRGVRIEPAEVEEALAGLPDVTQAAVDVWVDPVGQRHLVAWVARPVTGADEQELRRLLGQRLPAALVPDFVVLLDRLPLTVSGKVDRAALPAPLVDALADPAADPERALTETERILAEELIGPMLGREQIPVDANFFAIGGSSLQAAQLISAIRRRFGVEAGVADFFRDATVSGLSTVVDAARAEQLDDEALLELVEEMSEEQAERILRLGDAEVDQ; the protein is encoded by the coding sequence GTGACCATCTCGGTAGAAGCCCCGGAAAGCCGGCTCCGGGTGCGGATCGACCGGCTTCCGGCCGATCGCCGCGAACGGTTCCTGGAGGTGCTCCGGGGTGGACGCCCCGGACTGGTCCCGGCCGGCTCGGTCACGCCTTCGCCGTTGCAGGCTGCTCTGCTCGGCTCGGACCGGCCCGTCGCGGTCAGCGCGTTCGCGCTGCGACTCGGCGGCGAACTCGATCAGGACGCGCTCTGCCAAGCCTGGTCGGCCGTCGTGCAGAACCACGATGCCCTGCGGCTGCAAATCACTCCGGAACTCATGCTGGAGGCTGCCGGGGACAGTGAGCCGCAGCTGGAACTCGTTGCCTGCAGCAACGCGACCGAGGCGATCGACGACTTCCTCTCGGAATCAGTGGGACCAGGTGCGCGAGCGCGGCTGCTGGTGGTGTCCCCGACGGAGCAGGTACTGCTCTTCTCCGCGAGCCAGGTGCTGGTCGATCGGCCGGCGCTGCAGGTCGTTCTGGACGACCTGCTCGGACGGCTCGGACCGGCAGAAGCCGTTCCGGACGGTCTTTCCGCCGTGGCGCACGCACGGCGGACCGCCGCTCAGTTGACGTTGCGACGACGGGAGGAGCTGGTGGCCACCTGGGCCTCGCGACTGGCCGACCGCTCTGCGCTCGCGCTCGACCTGGGTGAGAGCGGTGGTTCGGAACCGATCTGGCGACGTGCGTCGGCGCCGCTCTCCCCGGCGGCTGCCACGGCACTGGAGACGCTCGCGACGAAGTGGGCTGTGCAGCCCGCCACGATCGTGCTGGGCGCGTTCGCGGAGCTGCTCCGCCGGTACGGCGGATCTCGCCACGGCCTGATCGGTGTGGTCTCCGACGGCCGGGAGCAGGCGCAGCTGCGACTGGTGGGCAGCCTCGCCGACACGCTGCCGCTCCCACTGGATCTCGAGCCGGCCATGACTCCGGCCGATCTGGTCCGGCACGTCGCCGAGAACCTCGTCGCGGCCGAGGGAGCCGCCGCCCTGCCGGCACCGGCCGATGCGGTCGGCGCGGAGCCGATGCAGATCGTCTTCGACCCGACGCCCGGGCTGCACGTGGCACAGCTGCCCGGAATCGCCGCCGAGATCCTCCCGGTGCCGCTGGACCGGAGCGCGGCCGGCCACCTGCGGCTGCTGTTCCCCGGCGACGGGCACCTCCTGATCGAGCACCGCACCGACGTCATCGGTCAGGACACCGCGGACGAACTGCTGCTGCGGCTGTCGCACCTGATCGCCCAGTTCGTCGACGCCGGCAGCATCGGCGAACTGCGGACGATGACCGCGGACGACGAAGCGAGTCTGATCCGTCGGGGCAGCGGACGGATCAGGTCGGTGCCGCCGGCCACGGTGCACGCGTGGTTCGCGGATCGTGCCGCCCGGACACCGGAGGCGATCGCGGTGACCGTCGCCGGCGAGCAGTCGACGTACGGCGACCTCGACGCCGCAGCCAACAGGCTCGCCAGGGTGCTGCTCGATCGTGGCGTGTCCGAGGGCGACCTGGTCGCCGTCGACCTCTCGCGGGGGATAGCGCAAGTCACCGCACTGCTGGCGGTACTGAAGGCCGGAGCCGCCTTCCTGCCGCTCGATCCCAGCCATCCGGCGCAGCGGCGTTCCGCACTGCTGGAGGACGCCGCACCCGCCGCGGTGATCGGTAGCGCCGCCGGACTCGCTGAGCTCGACACCGTCGGCGGCCGCCTCAGCGTTGCTGTGGACGAGGTAGAGCTCGACACCGTGTCCGCGGAGGACCCGGGCTGTGCATCGGGCGACCTCGCCTACGTCATGTACACCTCGGGAAGCACCGGAACGCCGAAGGGCGTGCAGATCAGCCACCGCGCGGTGGTCCATTTCGTTGCCGCGGTATCGGACCTGTTCGGCCTCACCCCGGCCGACCGCGTCCTCGGGTACGCCGCTCCGACGTTCGACGTGTCGGTGTTCGAGACCTTCGCCGCCCTGCTGAACGGTGCCCGGCTGGTGGTCGCCACCCCGGACGAGCGTCTCGACCTGGATCTCCTGCACCGGCTGCTGCGGGACCACCGGGTCACGGTGACCGACCTGCCGCCCTCGGTGATGGCGCTGCTCGACCCGACGGAACTTCCGGAGCTCAGAGTCACCTTCGTCGGCGGTGAGGCGTTCCCCGGCGAGCTGGTCAATCGCTGGGCGCCCGGTCGGCGGTTCTTCAACGGCTACGGACCGACGGAGTGCACGGTGACGATGGTCGTGCACGAGTGTTTCGCCCCGGCGACCAGCTCTCCGCCGATCGGTCTGCCGATCGACAACCATGTCGCCCACGTGCTCGACGACGCCATGCGGCCGGTGCCGTACGGCGTACCCGGCGAACTGGTGATCGGTGGGGCAGGCCTGGCGCAGGGATACCTCGGCCGGCCGGAGCTGACCGCCGCGAAGTTCGTGGCAGATCCGTTCGGCACGGCCGGTGGACGGCTGTACCGGACCGGCGACCTGGTCCGCCGTCGACGGGACGGCGAGATCGTCTTCCTGGGACGGCTCGACCGTCAGCTCAAGATCCGCGGTGTCCGGATCGAGCCGGCCGAGGTCGAGGAGGCGCTCGCCGGTCTGCCGGACGTCACGCAGGCCGCCGTCGACGTTTGGGTCGACCCGGTCGGCCAGCGGCACCTCGTCGCCTGGGTCGCCCGGCCGGTCACCGGTGCGGACGAGCAGGAGCTTCGTCGGCTCCTCGGGCAGCGGCTACCGGCCGCGCTGGTACCGGACTTCGTCGTCCTCCTGGACCGGCTTCCGCTGACTGTCTCGGGCAAGGTGGACCGGGCCGCGCTGCCGGCGCCGCTGGTGGACGCCCTGGCGGACCCGGCCGCCGATCCGGAGCGAGCGCTGACGGAGACCGAGCGGATCCTGGCCGAGGAGCTGATCGGTCCGATGCTCGGCCGCGAGCAGATCCCCGTCGATGCGAACTTCTTCGCGATCGGTGGCAGCAGTCTGCAAGCAGCCCAGCTGATCTCCGCGATTCGGCGGCGGTTCGGGGTCGAGGCGGGCGTGGCCGACTTCTTCCGTGACGCCACGGTCTCCGGACTGTCGACCGTGGTCGATGCCGCCCGGGCCGAGCAGCTCGACGACGAAGCGTTGCTGGAGCTTGTCGAGGAAATGTCCGAGGAACAGGCCGAGCGCATCCTGCGTCTCGGCGACGCGGAGGTGGACCAGTGA
- a CDS encoding BtrH N-terminal domain-containing protein, producing MTSRPALEQWYRDPVSCLQSTVATLLLAQGQEPLEVLGLGWGFLHLPGDVRAEEFYWPTRTPQDPIAGILTHHPVTSRWRAAETDRPLDDLRAVLAAGRLPVVAVDNFHLPFRPAYHDVHSAHLLVISAIDEQRDLVRVSDAMPPAYQGALAIPDLLTAWTSPNPREQEAFFSGAQIRGRWLDIDLGGPYPPLDHGRLRIALRTNADTFAATADPRAGLAGLAAFSEELVAAADAGNGAVLEEAYTFGWGMQAQSAVHGELLRDCAVSWKSPGLAEAGRKVEQVAHAWTPVRVASAYGRVSPQDWIVELERHTRRLQTAYRDALATIDEALEEL from the coding sequence ATGACCTCGCGACCCGCTCTCGAGCAGTGGTACCGCGATCCGGTCAGCTGCCTGCAGTCCACGGTGGCGACGCTACTGCTCGCCCAGGGACAGGAACCGCTGGAGGTTCTCGGGCTGGGGTGGGGATTCCTGCACCTGCCGGGCGACGTCCGTGCGGAGGAGTTCTACTGGCCGACCCGCACACCGCAGGACCCGATCGCCGGAATCCTCACCCACCATCCGGTGACGTCGCGCTGGCGCGCGGCGGAGACGGACCGGCCACTGGACGACCTGCGGGCGGTGCTGGCCGCGGGCAGGCTCCCGGTCGTTGCTGTAGACAACTTCCATCTGCCGTTCCGGCCGGCCTACCACGATGTGCACTCGGCGCACCTGCTGGTCATCTCCGCGATCGACGAGCAGCGCGACCTGGTCCGGGTCAGCGATGCGATGCCGCCGGCGTACCAGGGTGCGCTGGCCATTCCGGACCTGCTGACGGCCTGGACGTCGCCGAATCCGCGGGAGCAGGAGGCGTTCTTCTCCGGTGCGCAGATTCGTGGTCGCTGGCTCGACATCGACCTGGGTGGCCCGTACCCGCCACTGGACCATGGCCGGCTGCGGATCGCGCTGAGGACCAACGCGGACACCTTCGCCGCGACCGCAGATCCACGGGCGGGCCTGGCCGGCCTGGCGGCGTTCAGCGAGGAACTGGTCGCCGCGGCCGACGCAGGCAACGGCGCTGTCCTCGAGGAGGCCTACACGTTCGGGTGGGGCATGCAGGCGCAGAGTGCGGTCCACGGCGAGCTGCTGCGTGACTGTGCGGTGTCCTGGAAGTCGCCCGGACTGGCTGAGGCGGGTCGGAAGGTCGAGCAGGTCGCGCATGCGTGGACACCTGTGCGGGTGGCCTCGGCGTACGGGCGCGTCTCGCCGCAGGACTGGATCGTCGAGCTCGAACGCCACACCCGGCGGTTGCAGACCGCCTACCGCGACGCCCTGGCCACCATCGACGAGGCACTGGAGGAGCTGTGA